A region of Thermodesulfobacteriota bacterium DNA encodes the following proteins:
- a CDS encoding SH3 domain-containing protein has product MKNKDEIEELMNKELSRLSHDFELDLIRLIKTLSLISQSKSILEKHTEYLRARSAEFQKSLSSFTITLLELEKEIDESTQILSEVGKDPNYKLNKKIERLRVILGDYLAYAREMSDNLKKTSEEQINSLELAHRLYTQELCSNQIELDSRLKELQSNLSKTFAEFGALTNEKKITPLKSEEGEPKGISPADKPPITPPEGQPKNITGGNKGITIGLASLIFVALLFGLWLFYNQKEPQEIGEELRPEAVLPKEPSEEVVVEFSEEKERTGEETISQEEMKEIPETNPAETEEVEEKIEQPPSQKKLLTVIGAGAYVRGGPGIDYPVFSVVKEGEIFERLDAERGNWIKIQTWDGTVGWISKKVVREVR; this is encoded by the coding sequence ATGAAAAATAAAGACGAAATCGAAGAGTTAATGAACAAAGAATTAAGCAGGCTCTCCCATGATTTTGAGCTCGACCTGATTCGTCTTATCAAGACCCTTAGCCTCATCTCCCAGTCAAAATCTATTTTGGAGAAGCACACCGAATACCTTAGAGCCAGGTCAGCAGAGTTTCAGAAAAGTCTGTCTAGCTTTACCATAACCCTCCTTGAGCTGGAGAAAGAAATCGATGAATCAACCCAGATACTTTCTGAAGTAGGTAAGGACCCGAATTATAAATTAAATAAAAAAATTGAACGCTTAAGGGTTATTCTCGGAGATTATTTGGCTTATGCAAGAGAAATGAGCGACAATCTAAAGAAAACGAGCGAGGAGCAAATAAATAGCCTGGAATTGGCGCACAGGCTCTATACACAGGAGCTCTGTTCAAACCAGATAGAACTGGATTCCCGGCTAAAGGAACTCCAGAGCAACTTATCTAAGACATTTGCGGAGTTCGGAGCCTTAACAAACGAGAAGAAAATCACTCCCCTGAAATCAGAGGAAGGTGAGCCAAAGGGTATATCCCCTGCTGACAAACCACCGATAACACCCCCCGAAGGACAACCAAAGAACATTACAGGGGGAAATAAAGGAATAACAATTGGACTCGCATCTTTGATTTTTGTTGCACTCCTTTTCGGGCTATGGCTCTTCTATAATCAAAAGGAGCCCCAAGAAATCGGGGAAGAACTGAGGCCAGAGGCCGTACTACCGAAGGAGCCGTCAGAAGAAGTTGTCGTTGAATTTAGTGAAGAGAAGGAAAGAACAGGCGAAGAGACAATCAGCCAGGAAGAGATGAAGGAAATTCCGGAAACTAATCCGGCTGAGACAGAAGAAGTTGAGGAGAAAATCGAACAACCGCCTTCTCAGAAAAAACTCTTGACTGTCATCGGAGCAGGCGCTTACGTAAGGGGCGGGCCGGGAATAGATTATCCCGTTTTCTCCGTAGTTAAAGAAGGTGAAATATTTGAAAGGCTCGACGCGGAGCGCGGCAACTGGATAAAAATTCAGACCTGGGACGGAACAGTTGGCTGGATTTCGAAGAAGGTGGTGAGGGAGGTTAGGTGA
- a CDS encoding DUF2283 domain-containing protein has translation MMKIGYFSDTDTALIEFSDAPVAETKEITENLYIDLDKNGNLVSMTIEHAKKQAHISEISFLQMEKKSI, from the coding sequence ATGATGAAAATTGGATATTTTTCGGATACGGATACAGCGCTAATAGAATTTTCCGATGCACCGGTAGCTGAAACGAAAGAGATTACGGAAAACCTTTATATTGACTTAGATAAAAATGGCAATCTGGTAAGCATGACCATTGAGCATGCAAAAAAGCAGGCTCACATTTCGGAAATATCGTTTTTACAAATGGAAAAGAAATCAATTTAA
- a CDS encoding DUF2726 domain-containing protein: MNRSIFDSEEEKKLYKKLKSRWSKYVEVYPQIPVKNVIGYRQIKSFDMPKKAIEYLLKAAFDIVVCELHTAVPILAVEFDGIGQGFSQDLQYISKVVPLNDPYRKLKIERKLEACFLSDIPIVVISFEESELLKQSRDMLMVIDAIIGRALEHQYYKKNYSYHSQKLSEAFERGGTDASDMYFVEMTIRAEQANPIKRKTKEIVEKFPFWQEQIIFPTKKGDRIEGRFSLFSEIERRDDKLKRKVLAFVDIAMRDVNFYSCNDWEIFNSIGEYCLARKIEEEVGTDLKAWQHLIEKAEWV; the protein is encoded by the coding sequence ATGAATCGGTCGATTTTTGATAGTGAAGAAGAGAAAAAGCTTTATAAGAAATTAAAGTCACGTTGGAGTAAGTATGTTGAAGTATATCCTCAGATTCCTGTAAAAAATGTTATTGGATACCGACAAATTAAATCGTTTGACATGCCTAAAAAGGCCATAGAGTATTTATTAAAAGCCGCATTCGATATTGTTGTGTGTGAATTGCATACCGCAGTACCCATATTGGCTGTTGAATTTGATGGAATTGGGCAAGGATTCTCGCAAGATCTTCAGTATATTTCCAAAGTAGTTCCACTGAACGATCCTTATAGAAAATTAAAGATAGAAAGAAAACTAGAAGCTTGCTTTCTCTCTGATATTCCCATTGTAGTAATATCATTTGAGGAGTCTGAGCTTTTGAAACAAAGTAGGGATATGCTAATGGTAATAGATGCAATTATTGGGCGGGCCCTTGAGCATCAATATTACAAAAAAAATTATTCATACCACTCGCAAAAGCTATCTGAAGCTTTTGAAAGGGGTGGGACTGATGCGTCGGATATGTATTTTGTAGAAATGACAATCAGAGCGGAACAAGCAAATCCTATCAAGCGAAAGACAAAAGAAATTGTGGAAAAGTTTCCTTTCTGGCAGGAACAAATAATTTTTCCTACAAAGAAAGGCGATAGAATAGAAGGTCGTTTTTCTCTATTCTCCGAAATTGAAAGAAGAGATGATAAATTAAAGCGCAAAGTTTTAGCGTTTGTAGATATAGCCATGCGTGACGTTAATTTTTATAGTTGCAATGACTGGGAGATTTTCAACAGTATCGGAGAATACTGTTTAGCACGTAAGATAGAGGAGGAAGTAGGTACAGACCTAAAAGCATGGCAACATTTAATTGAAAAAGCGGAATGGGTCTAG
- a CDS encoding nuclear transport factor 2 family protein, producing the protein MTAKDFVSQLFHRWEQEDGQSFFDALAEDVHWTAIGNTPISGTYTSRTEYFEKVYHPLFALFTGPVRCQVKKIIAEGDTVVVQWHGETPTHSGRPYIQDYCWVIQVEGETIKEVYGYFDTAAVLELLGSS; encoded by the coding sequence ATGACCGCCAAGGACTTCGTCAGTCAACTATTCCACCGCTGGGAACAAGAAGATGGGCAGAGCTTTTTCGATGCCCTGGCTGAGGACGTGCACTGGACAGCTATTGGGAACACCCCGATTTCGGGCACTTACACGAGCCGGACAGAATACTTTGAGAAAGTCTATCACCCGCTCTTTGCCTTGTTCACAGGACCGGTCCGGTGCCAGGTGAAGAAGATTATTGCTGAGGGGGACACGGTAGTGGTCCAGTGGCACGGGGAGACCCCAACCCACTCCGGGCGACCATATATCCAGGATTATTGCTGGGTGATACAGGTAGAGGGCGAAACCATCAAGGAGGTCTACGGCTACTTCGATACCGCAGCGGTGCTGGAGTTACTAGGCTCGTCTTGA
- a CDS encoding CTP synthase: MNKTKFIFVTGGVMSSLGKGLAAASIGALLESRGLRVTLQKLDPYINVDPGTMNPFQHGEVYVTDDGAETDLDLGHYQRFTHANLTKKNNFTTGKVYNSVISKEREGYYLGQTVQVIPHITDEIKSRILDVADDNDVVIVEIGGTVGDIESLPFLEAVRQLRSDLGRTNTLFIHLTYVPYISAAGELKTKPTQHSVKELLQIGIQPDVILCRTDRFLSKGIKEKIALFCNVRIEAVITAKDVETIYEVPLIFHQEGLDEIIVESLNMWTRRPDISHWQAIADKANNLGSDVTIGVVGKYVSLKDAYKSLHEALAHGGIANDSRVVIKYVDSEEIESKGAEALLGDVHGVLVPGGFGKRGFEGKIQAVSFARKRNVPFFGICLGMQMAVVEFARNICGLKDAHTSEFGPDVANPVIDLMEGQKSIREKGGTMRLGAYPCVLKKDTFAYSAYNADEISERHRHRYEVNNRYHEMFEKNGLVLSGMSPDGKLVEIIEIRNHPWFVGCQFHPEFKSTPLNPHPLFRDFIKVAMEYKSSLLA; this comes from the coding sequence ATGAATAAAACCAAATTCATCTTTGTCACCGGCGGCGTCATGTCTTCTCTGGGAAAAGGACTCGCCGCCGCATCGATAGGTGCGCTTCTGGAAAGCCGCGGGCTCCGGGTAACCCTACAGAAATTAGACCCTTACATAAACGTCGACCCGGGGACGATGAACCCCTTTCAACACGGAGAGGTTTACGTCACCGACGACGGCGCCGAGACCGATTTAGACCTGGGGCATTATCAGCGTTTTACCCATGCTAATCTGACCAAGAAGAATAACTTCACCACCGGGAAGGTTTATAACTCGGTGATATCCAAAGAGAGGGAAGGGTATTATCTGGGTCAAACCGTACAGGTCATACCCCACATCACCGACGAGATAAAATCGAGGATTCTGGATGTAGCCGACGACAACGACGTGGTTATCGTAGAAATAGGCGGGACGGTCGGAGATATCGAGAGCCTTCCATTTCTTGAGGCGGTGAGACAACTGAGGTCTGACCTGGGAAGGACAAACACCTTGTTTATTCATCTTACCTATGTCCCCTATATCTCCGCAGCCGGCGAGCTGAAGACAAAGCCTACCCAGCACAGCGTGAAGGAGTTACTACAGATAGGAATACAGCCCGACGTCATCCTCTGCCGCACGGACCGGTTTCTTTCAAAAGGGATAAAGGAGAAGATCGCCCTCTTCTGTAACGTCAGGATAGAGGCGGTAATAACCGCAAAGGACGTGGAAACCATCTATGAGGTTCCGCTTATCTTTCACCAGGAAGGCCTTGACGAGATTATAGTCGAGTCTCTCAATATGTGGACGAGAAGGCCGGATATATCGCACTGGCAGGCAATTGCGGATAAGGCTAACAACCTCGGCTCCGACGTGACCATTGGGGTCGTGGGTAAATACGTTAGCTTGAAGGATGCCTACAAGAGTCTTCATGAGGCACTCGCCCACGGCGGCATCGCCAATGATTCCAGGGTGGTGATAAAGTATGTCGATTCTGAGGAAATAGAGTCTAAGGGAGCGGAAGCGCTCCTCGGCGATGTTCACGGGGTTCTAGTTCCCGGTGGCTTCGGGAAGCGCGGCTTTGAGGGAAAGATTCAGGCGGTCAGTTTTGCCCGGAAGCGTAACGTGCCCTTTTTCGGGATATGCCTGGGAATGCAGATGGCCGTCGTCGAATTTGCCAGGAATATCTGCGGTCTTAAAGATGCCCATACGAGTGAATTTGGCCCTGATGTGGCTAATCCGGTTATCGACCTCATGGAAGGGCAGAAGTCTATAAGGGAGAAAGGGGGAACGATGAGGTTAGGGGCTTATCCCTGTGTTCTGAAAAAAGATACATTCGCCTACAGCGCCTACAATGCCGATGAAATCTCCGAGCGGCACAGACACCGGTACGAGGTCAACAACCGTTACCATGAAATGTTTGAGAAAAACGGCCTGGTTCTAAGCGGTATGTCACCTGATGGAAAGCTGGTGGAGATTATTGAGATACGAAATCATCCCTGGTTCGTAGGATGCCAATTCCATCCCGAATTCAAGTCCACCCCCCTAAATCCGCATCCGCTTTTCCGGGATTTCATAAAAGTAGCGATGGAGTATAAGTCGTCCCTTTTGGCGTGA
- the mgtE gene encoding magnesium transporter, with the protein MEAEELTEQISRSIEEGNLEEVRSVLSSIHPSEIAHVIHSIESDKRSKLLNTLDNETLSQVILEIESEQRQEILEELGLEKIADIVGEMDSDDAADLIAELPEDKAKTVLAKLTPEDVREVETLLKYPDDTAGGIMQTELVEVTNDSTVKDTINWVRLIANDVEDFHEIYVTENGERLLGVVPLEKLILANPMTRVGDIMEPVEVTVTPFIDQEEVANIFKKYDIVSLPVVDDEGRLLGRITADDVIDVITEEASEDIYRFAGVQEYLHPIFTPTITRIRLRAPWLLLTLFGELLIAFVIIYAFKPTLEKVAILAAFMPAIMATGGNVGLQTTTIVVRGLGMGTINVGHLFKLILSEVKEGFFLGAICGTVAAVLGAIISMNEPEVIRLAFAIFVSMLSAIIATSFIGAAAPLVLYKLKFDPAAASGPFLTMFNDIFGSVFYLFIAMLIF; encoded by the coding sequence ATGGAAGCAGAAGAGCTGACCGAACAGATATCCAGGAGTATCGAAGAAGGAAACCTCGAAGAGGTCAGGAGCGTCCTATCTTCTATCCACCCTTCCGAGATAGCCCACGTAATTCACTCCATAGAATCGGATAAACGTTCCAAGCTGCTAAACACCCTGGATAATGAAACGCTTTCCCAAGTTATTCTGGAGATAGAGAGCGAGCAGAGACAAGAGATCTTAGAGGAGTTAGGCCTCGAGAAAATCGCAGACATCGTCGGAGAAATGGACTCGGACGATGCCGCGGACCTCATCGCCGAATTACCCGAGGACAAGGCTAAAACCGTACTGGCCAAGCTGACGCCCGAGGATGTCCGGGAAGTGGAGACCCTGCTCAAATACCCGGACGACACGGCCGGCGGAATCATGCAGACCGAGCTGGTCGAGGTTACCAACGACTCCACCGTAAAGGACACGATTAACTGGGTAAGGCTCATTGCCAACGATGTGGAGGACTTCCACGAGATTTATGTGACGGAGAACGGCGAGAGACTGCTGGGCGTGGTGCCGCTAGAGAAACTGATTCTGGCTAACCCGATGACCAGGGTGGGAGATATAATGGAGCCGGTCGAGGTTACGGTAACGCCTTTTATAGACCAGGAAGAGGTGGCCAACATATTCAAAAAATACGACATAGTTTCGCTTCCGGTTGTAGATGATGAGGGAAGGCTTTTGGGCCGCATCACCGCCGACGATGTCATAGACGTAATCACCGAGGAAGCCTCGGAAGACATATACCGTTTTGCCGGCGTCCAGGAATATCTCCATCCCATCTTTACACCCACCATAACCAGGATAAGACTGCGGGCCCCCTGGCTTCTTTTAACCCTTTTCGGAGAACTGCTCATTGCATTCGTGATCATTTACGCCTTCAAACCTACCCTGGAGAAGGTGGCCATCCTGGCCGCATTCATGCCGGCGATAATGGCCACCGGGGGAAACGTGGGGCTACAGACCACCACCATCGTGGTAAGAGGCCTGGGGATGGGGACGATCAACGTTGGACATTTGTTCAAACTGATTCTCTCCGAGGTCAAAGAAGGGTTTTTCCTGGGAGCGATATGCGGCACAGTGGCCGCTGTATTAGGCGCAATCATAAGCATGAACGAGCCCGAGGTCATAAGACTGGCTTTTGCCATCTTCGTGTCCATGCTCTCCGCTATCATCGCCACATCGTTCATCGGAGCCGCTGCACCTCTCGTTCTTTACAAGCTGAAGTTCGACCCGGCCGCCGCATCCGGCCCTTTTCTGACCATGTTTAACGATATCTTCGGGTCGGTATTTTATCTTTTCATCGCCATGTTGATTTTTTGA
- the recO gene encoding DNA repair protein RecO yields MQTSEAFILRKSEYSEADYIVSAFTRDFGKIRGLAKNAKKSRKRFGGRLEPFVHLRIRFSQKPGGMKFIEDAEMIRVFSNIMEDIELFAWGNFVLENVDITLPEEEPNNNIFELLVHTLSSLSKDNHLPSKILNFQVSLLSYSGYKPNFDNCAGCGKPVDEGVFSIAKGGVLCSECRGDKSNGFLLSKNSLSSIGSNEMNAERAFDFIRMLYRFTEYHTGKEIKSSKFIEEMMR; encoded by the coding sequence ATGCAAACATCCGAGGCCTTTATTCTCCGGAAATCCGAATACAGCGAGGCGGATTACATTGTCTCCGCTTTTACCCGGGACTTTGGAAAGATCCGCGGGCTGGCAAAGAACGCCAAGAAAAGTAGGAAGCGCTTCGGCGGAAGGCTCGAACCATTCGTTCATCTCCGCATCAGGTTCAGCCAAAAGCCGGGTGGTATGAAGTTTATCGAAGACGCCGAGATGATAAGAGTCTTCTCCAATATCATGGAAGACATCGAGCTATTCGCCTGGGGCAACTTCGTGCTGGAGAATGTAGATATAACCCTCCCCGAAGAGGAGCCGAACAATAATATATTCGAGCTACTTGTTCATACCCTATCAAGCTTGAGCAAGGACAACCACCTCCCCTCCAAGATTTTGAATTTTCAGGTCTCGCTCCTATCCTACTCCGGATATAAGCCCAATTTTGATAATTGTGCCGGTTGCGGAAAGCCGGTTGACGAAGGAGTCTTCAGCATAGCCAAGGGAGGGGTTCTTTGCAGTGAATGCAGAGGAGATAAATCAAACGGGTTTTTACTTTCTAAGAATTCTCTCTCAAGCATAGGCTCGAATGAGATGAATGCGGAAAGGGCCTTTGATTTTATCAGAATGCTCTACAGATTTACCGAGTACCATACCGGCAAGGAGATTAAATCGTCCAAATTCATAGAGGAGATGATGCGATGA
- the argJ gene encoding bifunctional glutamate N-acetyltransferase/amino-acid acetyltransferase ArgJ → MIKVPGFLGSGVSSGVKKNGKKDLGLIFSKIPAKAAAVFTTNIVKAAPVLVGMERIKSGLCQAVVINSGNANVSTGQRGLKDAKLTAKTVADELKIQENLVIPSSTGVIGVYLQMDKIVKAIPELTSNLSEEGLIHTAEAIMTTDKFPKYASARVKIDGGKVGTICAIGKGAGMIAPQMATMLCFILTDIDMESKTLKKALRNSVDNSFNRIIVDGDTSTNDTVLMLSNGFLGNKPVKEGDKNYKRLEKTLNELTGEIAEMIVRDGEGATKVVKIIVKGTKTQKDAEKIARVIGSSLLVKTAFYGEDANWGRVLAAAGRAGVRFNPSKVDLYFGQHRVVKNGVEVMDEREVNHVLKEPNFPITLDLKDGKSSHFVIASDITMDYLKINAHYRT, encoded by the coding sequence ATGATAAAGGTTCCGGGCTTCCTCGGCTCTGGAGTATCCTCAGGGGTAAAGAAGAATGGCAAGAAGGATTTAGGGCTTATATTCTCAAAAATACCGGCAAAGGCGGCGGCCGTTTTTACCACCAATATAGTAAAAGCCGCACCGGTCCTGGTGGGAATGGAAAGGATCAAAAGCGGTTTGTGCCAGGCCGTCGTCATAAATAGCGGGAATGCCAACGTATCGACCGGGCAAAGGGGATTAAAGGATGCAAAGCTTACCGCAAAAACGGTCGCCGATGAGCTGAAAATCCAGGAAAACCTGGTAATTCCATCCTCGACCGGCGTAATCGGTGTATACCTTCAGATGGACAAAATCGTAAAGGCCATTCCTGAGCTTACATCAAACCTAAGCGAAGAGGGATTAATCCACACCGCGGAAGCCATAATGACCACGGATAAGTTTCCTAAGTATGCGTCGGCCCGGGTGAAGATCGACGGAGGAAAGGTAGGCACCATCTGCGCTATCGGAAAAGGCGCGGGGATGATCGCCCCCCAGATGGCCACGATGCTCTGCTTCATCCTTACCGATATCGACATGGAGAGTAAGACATTAAAGAAAGCTCTCCGAAACTCGGTGGACAACTCTTTCAACCGAATAATAGTCGACGGAGACACTTCCACGAACGACACGGTGCTCATGCTGTCAAATGGCTTCCTTGGGAATAAGCCGGTAAAAGAAGGGGATAAGAATTACAAGAGGCTCGAAAAAACCCTGAACGAACTGACCGGTGAGATCGCCGAGATGATAGTGCGGGACGGAGAGGGAGCGACGAAGGTGGTAAAGATAATAGTGAAAGGTACAAAGACCCAAAAAGACGCCGAGAAGATTGCCAGGGTTATAGGTTCATCACTTCTGGTGAAGACCGCTTTTTACGGGGAGGATGCAAACTGGGGTAGAGTGCTGGCGGCAGCGGGAAGAGCGGGGGTCAGGTTCAACCCTTCGAAGGTGGACTTATACTTCGGACAGCATAGGGTGGTGAAAAACGGGGTCGAGGTGATGGATGAGAGAGAGGTTAACCATGTCCTCAAAGAGCCTAATTTCCCCATTACCTTAGACCTTAAGGATGGTAAGTCGAGCCACTTCGTCATCGCCAGCGACATCACCATGGATTACCTGAAAATTAATGCGCACTATAGAACATAA
- a CDS encoding quinone-dependent dihydroorotate dehydrogenase has product MYKEIIRPILDRLDSETWHDIAREALHLAEVSPATLKILEQFAHGRRRYKDERLRVNVVGIEFENPLIVGAGWDKAGRAVKALWQLGFAGVEVGSVLAKPQPGNPKPRQFMLTPEVALNWLGFNSPGMEAVAKNLERYKNSNIPIGISIGKNRDVDAENAPEAHAVVVRRLYEYASYFAVNVSSPNTPGLRKLQDKGPLTDIVRAVNAAIKEVASNLSGMTTGTKPVFVKISPELTNEAVDDVIDVAINNSLAGIIATNTTEDPDIKAKYGEKWRKKPGGLSGNDGDFRKMATAKIAYIHKQAGDRLEIMGVGGVHDTETALEKIRSGAKLLQVVTAIRAEGTTVAGRINRGIVEYMEKEGIKSLDEIVGVDA; this is encoded by the coding sequence ATGTACAAAGAGATAATCAGGCCTATTCTGGATAGACTCGATTCAGAGACGTGGCATGACATAGCGCGTGAAGCCCTTCACCTAGCGGAGGTTTCTCCAGCTACCCTAAAAATCCTGGAACAATTTGCCCATGGGCGTAGAAGATACAAGGACGAAAGGCTACGGGTTAATGTAGTCGGTATTGAATTCGAGAACCCTTTGATTGTAGGGGCCGGCTGGGATAAAGCCGGCCGCGCAGTGAAGGCACTCTGGCAGTTGGGTTTTGCCGGAGTGGAGGTGGGTTCAGTCCTGGCCAAGCCCCAGCCGGGTAATCCCAAGCCCCGGCAGTTCATGCTTACGCCAGAAGTGGCTTTAAACTGGCTCGGTTTCAACAGCCCGGGGATGGAGGCCGTGGCCAAAAACCTGGAGAGATATAAAAACAGTAACATCCCGATAGGCATTAGCATCGGAAAGAATAGGGATGTAGATGCAGAAAACGCCCCTGAAGCCCATGCCGTCGTGGTGAGAAGGCTCTATGAATACGCATCATACTTTGCCGTTAACGTAAGCTCGCCCAACACGCCCGGGTTGAGGAAGCTACAGGATAAGGGACCCCTTACCGATATCGTTCGGGCAGTGAATGCGGCCATAAAAGAGGTTGCTTCTAACTTGTCCGGAATGACTACGGGTACAAAACCCGTCTTTGTTAAGATTTCACCGGAGCTAACTAATGAGGCGGTTGATGATGTAATCGATGTGGCTATCAACAACAGTCTGGCCGGAATTATCGCCACCAACACCACCGAGGATCCGGACATCAAGGCGAAATACGGCGAGAAGTGGAGGAAGAAACCCGGCGGGCTCAGCGGGAACGATGGGGACTTCAGAAAAATGGCTACCGCTAAAATCGCTTATATTCATAAACAGGCCGGTGACAGGCTCGAAATCATGGGTGTAGGTGGGGTTCATGACACGGAAACGGCTTTGGAGAAGATAAGGTCGGGGGCAAAGCTTCTTCAAGTCGTCACGGCTATCCGTGCCGAGGGCACCACTGTGGCCGGAAGAATAAACAGGGGCATAGTGGAATACATGGAGAAAGAAGGCATCAAGAGCCTCGATGAAATAGTCGGGGTTGATGCTTGA
- the ychF gene encoding redox-regulated ATPase YchF: MNLRCGVVGLPNVGKSTLFNALTGAGAEAANFPFCTIEPNVGVVPVPDERLDKIAELVKPHKITPAFLEVVDIAGLVKGASEGKGRGNAFLSRIREVDLLLHVVRCFEDENVMHVECSVDSLRDIRIIEDELILKDLETIEKREQRLSTQAKSGATAIKKELDLVMELREFVEKGNKARKFPLENGSERIIKELCLLTSKPVLYVCNVSEVDIPDAAANSEVKKVKAYAQGEGSDVIVVCAKIEAEIAELDREEKSPFLNELGLAGSGLDKLIQVAYEKLGLLTYFTAGPKEVRAWTIQSGTKAPQAAGVIHSDFERGFIRAETLKFDDLIKLGSEAAARELGKMRSEGRDYVVQDGDIMLFRFNV, from the coding sequence ATGAATCTTAGGTGCGGAGTTGTAGGCCTGCCCAACGTGGGTAAGTCCACCCTTTTTAACGCCTTGACCGGCGCCGGAGCAGAGGCGGCTAACTTTCCCTTTTGCACTATAGAGCCTAATGTCGGAGTGGTCCCGGTGCCTGATGAGAGGCTTGATAAAATTGCCGAACTGGTCAAGCCTCATAAGATAACACCGGCTTTTTTAGAGGTAGTGGATATAGCCGGCCTGGTAAAGGGCGCGTCTGAGGGAAAGGGTAGGGGCAATGCCTTTTTATCGCGTATACGCGAGGTCGATTTGCTTCTTCACGTGGTGCGCTGCTTCGAGGATGAAAACGTCATGCACGTCGAGTGTTCGGTCGATTCTCTAAGGGATATAAGAATCATCGAAGATGAGCTAATACTGAAAGACCTTGAGACCATCGAGAAGAGGGAGCAACGCCTCAGCACTCAGGCAAAGAGCGGTGCTACGGCAATTAAAAAAGAACTGGATTTGGTGATGGAGCTAAGAGAATTCGTGGAGAAGGGAAACAAGGCAAGAAAATTTCCTCTGGAGAATGGGTCGGAGAGGATTATAAAAGAATTATGCTTATTGACGTCAAAACCGGTCCTATACGTTTGCAATGTTTCGGAAGTCGATATCCCCGATGCGGCGGCCAATTCGGAGGTTAAAAAGGTGAAGGCTTATGCCCAAGGCGAAGGCTCGGACGTGATTGTGGTATGCGCCAAGATAGAGGCGGAGATTGCCGAGCTTGACCGAGAGGAAAAAAGCCCATTCTTAAACGAGCTTGGGCTCGCCGGCTCGGGCCTGGATAAGCTTATCCAGGTAGCTTATGAAAAGCTTGGCCTCCTCACCTACTTCACCGCGGGTCCCAAAGAAGTCAGGGCTTGGACGATTCAATCCGGCACTAAGGCGCCCCAGGCCGCCGGTGTTATTCATAGCGATTTTGAGAGGGGTTTTATCAGGGCGGAAACGCTAAAATTCGATGACCTAATCAAACTCGGCTCGGAGGCAGCAGCCAGAGAATTGGGAAAGATGCGTTCCGAGGGCAGGGATTACGTGGTTCAGGACGGCGATATAATGTTATTCAGGTTTAATGTGTAG
- the rfbD gene encoding dTDP-4-dehydrorhamnose reductase: MRVLITGATGQLGHDLLRLLETTKDYKVIATGRPDLDITDYAKVKGFISEARPDIIIHAAAFTSVDQCESQMDLAFKVNALGARNVASVSSHIGAKLVYISTDYVFDGAKEGPYREFDTPNPLNIYGQSKLLGEQFVKEQTSRFFIIRTAWLYGIEGRNFVKTMLELGMKGEELRVVNDQRGTPSCTTDLAREIIQIMTTELYGTYHCTSQGECTWYDFAVEIFRCANLEVKIRPVSTEDYPRPARRPKNSVLDNYMLRLQGLDTMPDWRDALSLFMRENNILERVFR; encoded by the coding sequence TTGAGGGTTCTTATCACTGGTGCTACCGGACAGCTAGGTCATGATTTGCTCCGTCTTTTGGAGACCACTAAAGATTACAAGGTCATAGCAACAGGGCGACCCGACCTAGATATAACCGACTACGCTAAAGTCAAAGGATTTATCAGTGAGGCGAGACCGGATATCATCATCCATGCGGCTGCCTTCACCTCCGTTGACCAGTGTGAAAGCCAAATGGATTTGGCTTTCAAGGTAAACGCCCTGGGGGCGCGAAACGTCGCCTCTGTCTCAAGCCATATCGGCGCCAAGCTCGTTTATATCAGCACCGATTATGTTTTTGACGGGGCTAAAGAAGGCCCCTACCGGGAATTTGACACCCCCAATCCTCTAAACATATACGGCCAATCTAAATTACTGGGTGAGCAGTTCGTGAAGGAGCAGACCAGCCGGTTCTTCATAATACGCACGGCGTGGCTTTACGGTATAGAGGGTAGGAACTTCGTAAAGACCATGCTTGAGTTAGGGATGAAGGGAGAAGAGTTAAGAGTGGTGAATGACCAGAGGGGCACGCCTTCATGCACGACCGACCTGGCTAGAGAAATCATACAAATAATGACAACCGAGCTTTATGGTACTTACCACTGCACCAGCCAGGGGGAGTGCACCTGGTATGATTTTGCCGTAGAAATATTCAGATGCGCAAACCTGGAGGTTAAGATAAGGCCCGTATCTACCGAGGACTACCCCAGGCCGGCAAGACGACCCAAAAATTCGGTATTGGACAACTATATGCTCCGGCTTCAGGGACTAGACACTATGCCGGACTGGCGGGATGCCTTAAGCCTTTTCATGCGTGAGAATAACATACTGGAGAGGGTTTTTCGATGA